The Bacteroidota bacterium genome window below encodes:
- a CDS encoding GH3 auxin-responsive promoter family protein gives MALINSVISWLMKKRIHQIDLFMKYPHDVQSEWFKKLIQTARDTEWGLKYDYSSIRTPEDYRSRVPVNDYESLKPYIERLMQGEQKLLWPTAIKWFAKSSGTTGDKSKFIPVSTESLEECHFKGGKDMLSIYCNNFPETLLFDGRGLAMGGSHRINEIDNEEYYVGDLSAIIIQNLPYWAEFIRVPKRSLALMDEWEAKIEQMAHATIPHNVTSISGVPSWTLLLLKRIMEITGKDSILDIWPNLEVFFHGGVSFLPYIGQFEKIIPSGKMRYLETYNASEGFFGLQDIIGSKELLLMLDYGIYYEFMPLEEVGQPGAKVLTLDEVEKGPHYALIISTNAGLWRYMIGDTIRFTSLNPYRIQITGRTKHYINTFGEELIIDNAEQALAIANAKCHSSVTDYTAAPRFFDQENNAAHEWVIEFERPPQNPDYFCETLDNALKSLNSDYEAKRYKNMILKPPIIHMAPANTFYRWMKERGKLGGQNKVPRLSNNRKYIDEILPLLNTDHNA, from the coding sequence ATGGCTCTTATAAATTCCGTCATATCCTGGTTAATGAAAAAGAGGATACATCAGATTGATCTATTCATGAAGTATCCGCATGATGTGCAGTCGGAATGGTTTAAAAAGCTGATACAAACAGCCCGGGATACAGAATGGGGTTTGAAATATGATTATTCTTCCATCCGAACGCCGGAAGATTACAGAAGCCGGGTTCCTGTTAATGATTATGAAAGTTTAAAACCATATATAGAGCGCCTTATGCAGGGTGAACAAAAGCTGCTCTGGCCTACTGCTATTAAATGGTTCGCTAAGTCTTCAGGAACCACGGGTGATAAATCCAAGTTTATCCCCGTAAGTACAGAATCGTTGGAGGAATGCCATTTTAAAGGGGGCAAAGATATGTTATCGATCTATTGCAATAATTTTCCTGAGACATTGCTTTTCGATGGCAGGGGTTTGGCGATGGGCGGGAGTCACCGGATCAACGAGATCGACAACGAAGAATACTACGTAGGCGACCTCTCTGCGATCATCATACAAAACCTGCCTTACTGGGCAGAATTCATCCGGGTGCCAAAACGGAGCCTCGCACTGATGGATGAGTGGGAAGCAAAAATTGAGCAGATGGCTCATGCGACCATCCCCCATAATGTTACTTCAATATCGGGTGTTCCATCCTGGACACTGTTGCTCCTGAAAAGAATAATGGAGATCACCGGTAAAGACAGTATCCTGGATATATGGCCTAATCTTGAAGTGTTTTTTCACGGAGGGGTTAGCTTCCTTCCCTATATCGGACAATTTGAGAAGATCATTCCATCAGGAAAGATGCGTTATCTGGAAACCTACAATGCATCGGAAGGATTTTTCGGACTTCAGGATATTATCGGCTCCAAAGAACTCTTATTGATGCTCGATTATGGGATTTACTATGAGTTCATGCCTCTTGAAGAGGTCGGCCAACCCGGAGCAAAGGTTCTTACCCTGGATGAGGTAGAAAAAGGGCCGCATTATGCATTGATCATCTCCACCAACGCAGGCCTGTGGAGATATATGATTGGCGATACCATCCGGTTTACCTCCCTGAACCCTTACCGCATTCAGATCACGGGAAGAACCAAGCACTATATCAACACGTTTGGTGAAGAACTCATTATTGACAATGCCGAGCAGGCCTTAGCCATTGCCAATGCCAAATGTCATTCATCCGTCACCGATTATACAGCAGCACCCCGGTTTTTCGATCAGGAAAACAATGCAGCCCATGAATGGGTTATAGAATTTGAAAGACCACCGCAAAATCCCGATTATTTCTGTGAAACACTCGACAATGCATTGAAATCGCTGAATTCGGATTATGAAGCCAAACGATACAAAAACATGATCCTGAAACCTCCTATCATTCACATGGCCCCTGCCAATACATTTTACCGATGGATGAAGGAAAGAGGGAAACTGGGCGGACAAAACAAGGTTCCACGATTATCCAACAACCGCAAATACATTGATGAGATTTTACCCCTGTTAAATACAGACCATAATGCTTAA
- a CDS encoding deoxynucleoside kinase: protein MHIAVAGNIGSGKTTLTGLLAKHYGWEASYEDVESNPYLHSFYSDMQRWSFNLQIYFLNSRFRQIIEIHKSQKHVIQDRTIFEDAYIFAPNLHAMNLMSTRDFENYSALFELISSFIKPPDLLIYLKSSVPNLVKQIQKRGRVYEASIRLDYLNSLNDRYESWIAKYKPGKLLTIPVDNINFADNPKDLGTVIEKINAELFGLF from the coding sequence ATGCACATTGCGGTAGCAGGAAATATTGGTTCAGGGAAAACCACCTTGACAGGGCTTCTGGCCAAACATTACGGATGGGAGGCCAGTTATGAGGATGTTGAGTCCAATCCATATCTGCATAGTTTCTATAGCGACATGCAGAGGTGGTCGTTCAACCTGCAGATATATTTCCTTAACAGCAGGTTTCGTCAGATCATTGAAATTCATAAAAGTCAGAAGCATGTTATCCAGGACAGGACTATTTTCGAGGATGCCTATATCTTTGCTCCTAACCTTCATGCGATGAATCTCATGTCGACACGTGATTTTGAAAATTACAGTGCTCTGTTTGAACTTATCAGTTCATTTATAAAACCGCCAGATCTGTTAATTTACTTAAAATCCAGCGTACCTAACCTTGTCAAGCAAATCCAGAAAAGAGGGAGGGTTTATGAAGCATCGATCCGGCTGGATTATCTGAACAGCCTGAATGACCGGTACGAATCATGGATAGCAAAGTATAAACCTGGCAAACTGCTTACCATTCCCGTTGATAATATAAATTTTGCAGATAACCCCAAGGATCTGGGGACCGTTATTGAGAAGATCAATGCAGAGTTATTCGGATTGTTTTAA
- the trmB gene encoding tRNA (guanosine(46)-N7)-methyltransferase TrmB yields MVKKKLLRFSENQTFPNMFQPQYVDLKDGYYLRGKWRTDFFNNDHPITLELGCGKGEYTTGLAERYPEKNYIGIDIKGARMWKGCKYSNDRQMTNVAFIRTRINLIGFLFAPQEISEIWLTFPDPQPQLSREKKRLTSPEFLERYKTILQPEHQIHLKTDDTGLFEYTLSVIKTFGHNLNYMTNDVYNADAPEEVKNITTFYEAMFLEEGKKINYLNFRLKQD; encoded by the coding sequence GTGGTTAAGAAAAAGCTGTTACGGTTCTCGGAAAACCAAACCTTCCCGAACATGTTCCAGCCACAGTATGTGGATTTGAAAGACGGATATTATCTACGCGGGAAATGGAGAACGGATTTTTTCAACAATGATCATCCCATAACCCTCGAACTGGGTTGCGGAAAAGGTGAATATACAACCGGACTGGCTGAGCGGTATCCTGAAAAAAACTATATTGGCATTGACATTAAAGGCGCCAGAATGTGGAAAGGTTGCAAATATTCGAACGACAGGCAAATGACCAATGTAGCATTTATTCGCACCCGCATCAACCTGATCGGATTCCTGTTTGCACCTCAGGAGATTTCCGAAATCTGGCTTACCTTCCCTGATCCACAACCCCAGCTGTCAAGAGAAAAGAAAAGACTCACTTCCCCCGAATTCCTGGAGAGATATAAAACCATCCTGCAGCCTGAACACCAGATACATCTGAAAACCGACGATACCGGATTGTTTGAATATACGCTCTCGGTGATCAAAACTTTCGGGCATAATCTAAATTATATGACCAATGATGTTTACAATGCCGATGCACCCGAGGAAGTTAAAAACATCACAACATTTTACGAGGCTATGTTCCTGGAAGAAGGTAAAAAAATAAATTACCTGAATTTCAGATTAAAGCAAGACTGA
- the kdsB gene encoding 3-deoxy-manno-octulosonate cytidylyltransferase, producing MNFIGIIPARYASSRFPGKPLADIMGKPMICHTYDSVHNSGITSLTVVATDDLRIEETAKASGARVIMTSPDHSSGTERCGEATRLLLQSGEINPEDVIINIQGDEPFMDAGQLRLLTSCFTDPHIEIATLIYRITNAEELFNPNKVKAVVDIDGSVMYFSRSTIPFLRDIPRDEWLLQHNFYRHLGIYAYKVKTLLKLVTLPAGQLEKAESLEQLRWMEYGYKIYSKVTDHENLSVDTPEDLEQLIYILKKKPKQL from the coding sequence ATGAATTTTATCGGTATCATACCTGCCCGATATGCATCCAGCCGCTTTCCCGGAAAGCCTCTGGCGGATATCATGGGAAAACCTATGATCTGCCATACATACGATAGCGTTCATAATTCCGGAATTACCTCTCTGACTGTCGTTGCCACCGACGATCTACGCATTGAAGAAACAGCAAAAGCATCCGGAGCCAGGGTGATTATGACCTCTCCCGATCATTCATCCGGAACAGAACGCTGTGGGGAAGCAACCCGGCTTTTATTGCAATCCGGCGAAATAAATCCCGAAGACGTAATCATTAACATCCAGGGTGATGAACCCTTCATGGATGCCGGTCAACTGCGCCTGCTCACCTCCTGCTTTACCGATCCCCACATTGAGATCGCTACCCTCATTTATCGTATCACCAATGCCGAAGAACTGTTTAACCCGAACAAAGTAAAGGCCGTTGTGGATATCGATGGATCCGTTATGTACTTTAGCCGGTCAACCATCCCATTCCTTCGGGATATACCCCGCGATGAATGGCTTTTGCAACATAATTTCTACCGCCATCTGGGAATATACGCCTACAAAGTAAAAACCCTGCTTAAACTTGTTACTCTCCCAGCAGGTCAGCTGGAGAAGGCAGAATCACTCGAGCAACTTCGCTGGATGGAATATGGCTATAAAATATATAGCAAAGTAACAGATCATGAGAACCTTTCGGTTGATACACCGGAAGACCTTGAACAACTTATCTATATCCTGAAAAAGAAACCCAAACAATTATAA
- a CDS encoding MGMT family protein has product MDANSSFFEKVYAVTKLIPYGRVTSYGAIARFLGSGGSARMVGWAMNNSHTAGLAIPAHRVVNRNGVLTGKHHFGGPDIMQQLLESEGIKIENDRIIDFHRYFWDPVKEISEFRDHI; this is encoded by the coding sequence ATGGATGCTAATTCATCCTTTTTCGAAAAGGTATATGCAGTAACTAAGCTCATCCCTTACGGACGAGTCACCAGTTACGGGGCAATTGCCCGTTTCCTTGGATCCGGCGGATCGGCTCGGATGGTAGGCTGGGCCATGAACAACTCCCATACTGCAGGCCTCGCTATTCCTGCTCACAGGGTGGTGAACAGAAACGGAGTGCTCACCGGAAAGCATCATTTCGGAGGACCGGATATTATGCAGCAATTGCTTGAAAGTGAGGGTATAAAAATTGAAAATGACAGAATTATTGACTTTCATCGGTATTTTTGGGATCCCGTAAAGGAGATCTCAGAATTCAGAGATCACATTTAA
- a CDS encoding SPOR domain-containing protein, protein MNINTHIRTLLYRQDSLVIPSLGVFTTKYEPAFYDPRKKTMVPPAKIVEFTENREASDTILENFIAEQEEISLNEAAREISDYVGKIVDALKKGQRVFLNQIGILSMDKDLKIVFEPDRKQNYTPEAANSSPITIKPVKRRRSDQPESLSQMPGNKTKKIVIGAIAALAVLIIAFLLIDPFGFSLFHKPSQPVEQNQETNRQGSEEPPAQLPDEAVQPDTQPLSVDQQAQSEKTDTILESKPAPTPAPEPEIIEQTATEKPHFHVIVSSYDTRELASHYADELAAEGFNTSVVGPSKTGHFRVSIGSFTDRQEALKFLRNIRSTGKPNAWLLSE, encoded by the coding sequence ATGAACATCAACACCCATATCAGAACGCTACTCTACCGGCAGGATAGTCTGGTAATCCCGTCGCTCGGCGTGTTTACCACGAAATATGAACCTGCTTTTTACGATCCCAGGAAAAAAACAATGGTTCCTCCTGCAAAAATCGTAGAATTTACAGAAAACAGAGAGGCAAGCGACACCATTCTGGAGAATTTCATTGCTGAACAGGAAGAGATAAGCCTTAACGAAGCAGCACGGGAAATTAGTGATTACGTCGGGAAAATCGTTGATGCACTGAAGAAAGGTCAAAGGGTCTTTTTAAACCAGATCGGGATATTATCGATGGACAAAGACCTGAAGATAGTTTTCGAACCCGATCGAAAGCAAAATTATACACCTGAAGCGGCCAATTCATCACCCATTACGATAAAACCCGTGAAACGGAGGAGATCGGATCAACCTGAAAGTCTATCCCAGATGCCTGGGAATAAAACCAAAAAGATCGTAATAGGAGCTATAGCAGCATTAGCCGTGCTCATCATTGCCTTTTTACTTATAGACCCATTCGGCTTTTCATTATTCCATAAGCCATCACAACCGGTTGAACAAAATCAGGAAACCAACCGGCAGGGATCGGAAGAACCACCGGCCCAGCTCCCTGATGAAGCAGTCCAACCAGACACACAACCCTTATCGGTAGATCAGCAGGCCCAAAGTGAAAAGACGGATACCATCCTGGAGTCAAAGCCTGCTCCTACCCCTGCCCCCGAACCTGAAATCATTGAGCAAACAGCTACGGAAAAACCCCATTTTCATGTGATCGTTTCATCATACGATACACGGGAGTTGGCTTCCCATTACGCTGACGAACTTGCTGCAGAAGGATTCAACACATCCGTTGTAGGCCCCTCGAAAACAGGCCACTTCAGGGTTAGTATCGGCAGTTTTACCGATCGGCAGGAAGCTTTGAAATTTCTTCGCAATATACGCAGTACCGGTAAACCTAATGCCTGGCTGCTGAGTGAATAA
- a CDS encoding 4-(cytidine 5'-diphospho)-2-C-methyl-D-erythritol kinase gives MIAFPNAKINLGLRVYGKRDDGYHNIETIMVPVDYCDILEIVVSPDGEPLYTFTGIVLPGKSPDNLVVRAYSRLQKQFGLPPVHLHLHKAIPFQAGLGGGSSDAAFTIMMLNKLFKLDLNTEEMQAHASVLGSDCPFFIRNQASLATGRGEIINPLSLSLAGLTILIVKPPVEVSTAEAYANIDYSSGRNALADYLNTPVEKWRDHFVNDFEHFVFSRFPEVAAIKEKMYASGALFAQMSGSGSAVYGIFEEGKIPENEFPGFISKRCRAI, from the coding sequence ATGATTGCCTTTCCAAATGCCAAGATCAACCTGGGACTCAGGGTATATGGCAAAAGAGATGACGGATACCATAATATTGAGACCATTATGGTTCCTGTTGACTATTGTGATATTCTGGAAATTGTAGTTTCACCTGACGGAGAACCGTTGTATACGTTCACCGGAATTGTGCTTCCGGGAAAAAGCCCGGATAATTTGGTTGTCAGGGCTTACAGCAGGTTGCAGAAGCAGTTTGGCCTGCCTCCCGTTCATTTGCATTTGCATAAGGCCATACCTTTCCAGGCGGGTTTGGGCGGGGGGTCGTCCGATGCTGCTTTCACAATCATGATGCTGAATAAACTTTTCAAGCTTGACTTGAATACTGAAGAAATGCAAGCTCATGCATCAGTTTTGGGCAGCGATTGTCCTTTTTTCATCAGGAATCAGGCATCACTTGCTACCGGAAGGGGTGAAATAATTAATCCTCTAAGTCTGTCTTTAGCCGGTTTGACTATCCTGATCGTGAAACCTCCTGTTGAGGTTAGCACTGCTGAAGCCTATGCAAATATTGATTATTCTTCAGGCAGGAATGCATTGGCTGATTATCTTAATACACCGGTTGAAAAATGGAGAGATCACTTTGTTAATGACTTTGAACACTTTGTTTTTAGCAGATTTCCGGAAGTTGCAGCCATTAAGGAAAAGATGTACGCATCGGGTGCTCTGTTTGCTCAGATGAGTGGGAGCGGATCCGCAGTGTACGGGATTTTTGAAGAGGGCAAAATTCCTGAAAATGAATTTCCTGGATTTATTTCCAAAAGATGCAGAGCAATATGA
- a CDS encoding patatin-like phospholipase family protein produces MIKHSFLTLLLLYLFIFRVQADQEIKTDNEKPVRPKVGLVLSGGGAKGFVYVGLFRALQEAGLHIDYIGGTSIGSIMASLYAVGYSPDAIEQMIRSQDWDMVLKDEVARRFVAFEEKEFMEKSIITLPYKKRKIGLKSSLYRGQQVNLLLNKYLSPAYDIKDFSHLPTPFLCVGTDLLTGEAVTLKTGYLPNAVRASMSIPGYFSPMEYNGKYLVDGGVVDNYPARQVQEMGAQLIIGGNVQSGLTHDINNLHTITAVLDQVISFTRVPANEEAFKIIDLNIQYHVSQGIMDFTMYDSIIAYGERVARQHYDKIKKLADSLNAIEYVPLKEFNAKPLDKVFIRKVIYIGKDRMSTIFLDNFFEKMENSEVKLEEIEETVTRLYGTRFFQHVYYELEPLGNGEANLIINLLEGDPGYFSASLRYDNDYEGSVLVSAVFRNILGNRSKLFSSLILGPNPRFKMLYLISNGPKVGPGLELDFYSFRFDYFDKDVKVNTLRFINYKTSVFASSVVDNLYRFRAGVQLEYFSLKPEIPDETLKSMSDFNAYASGFVSFKTDTRDKPYYSTTGFESNLNVSYIFPLGNNWSRELFTNSFMYYLNYNQNLRLTKRFTLKPGTFLGGTLRQDLPPIQHWFGVGGLMPINYMENLVPFTGVSFVQSIGLYSAIARLKLQYNVYKNLYLTARSDLGSNEMELDDLIKSENIMFGYGLTFGYYSFIGPIEVTVMGSNINSAPGLFFNVGFEF; encoded by the coding sequence ATGATAAAACATTCATTTTTAACCCTACTGTTACTTTATCTGTTCATTTTCAGAGTTCAGGCAGATCAGGAAATCAAGACAGACAATGAAAAGCCTGTCAGGCCGAAAGTTGGTTTGGTTTTGAGCGGTGGTGGGGCCAAAGGATTTGTATACGTAGGATTGTTCAGGGCTTTGCAGGAAGCAGGCCTGCATATTGATTACATCGGAGGAACATCCATTGGGAGCATCATGGCTTCTCTTTATGCCGTTGGATATAGTCCGGATGCCATTGAACAAATGATACGTTCACAGGATTGGGATATGGTTCTGAAAGATGAAGTTGCAAGAAGGTTTGTGGCTTTTGAAGAAAAGGAATTCATGGAGAAGTCCATTATTACCCTCCCCTATAAAAAGAGAAAAATTGGATTGAAAAGCTCATTATACAGAGGGCAGCAAGTCAATTTGCTATTAAATAAATATTTGTCTCCTGCCTATGACATAAAGGATTTCAGTCATTTACCCACACCATTCCTTTGCGTAGGCACTGATCTTTTAACAGGAGAAGCGGTAACACTAAAAACGGGATACCTGCCCAATGCGGTCAGGGCCAGCATGTCAATCCCGGGGTATTTTTCACCTATGGAATACAATGGCAAATACCTGGTAGATGGCGGAGTGGTAGATAATTATCCGGCCAGGCAGGTTCAGGAAATGGGCGCCCAGCTGATCATCGGAGGAAATGTCCAAAGCGGGCTTACTCATGATATCAATAATTTGCATACTATTACAGCAGTTCTTGATCAGGTTATTTCGTTCACACGCGTTCCTGCAAATGAAGAAGCATTTAAAATCATCGACCTGAATATTCAATATCATGTCTCACAAGGCATCATGGACTTTACCATGTACGATTCCATTATCGCTTATGGAGAAAGGGTTGCCCGGCAACATTACGATAAAATAAAAAAACTGGCCGACTCACTGAATGCCATTGAATATGTACCACTTAAAGAGTTCAATGCTAAACCCCTTGATAAAGTCTTTATCCGGAAAGTTATTTATATAGGTAAAGACAGGATGTCGACCATTTTCCTGGATAACTTTTTCGAAAAGATGGAGAATTCGGAAGTCAAGCTTGAAGAAATTGAAGAAACCGTTACCCGGCTTTACGGAACCCGGTTTTTCCAGCACGTGTATTATGAACTGGAGCCCCTGGGAAACGGTGAAGCCAATCTTATCATAAACCTGCTCGAAGGTGATCCGGGCTATTTCTCCGCTTCACTGCGATACGACAATGATTACGAGGGCAGCGTTTTAGTAAGTGCAGTTTTCAGGAATATACTGGGAAACCGGAGCAAATTGTTCTCAAGTCTTATACTTGGTCCCAATCCCAGGTTTAAAATGCTGTACCTTATCAGCAACGGCCCGAAAGTAGGGCCAGGGCTGGAACTGGATTTCTATTCATTTCGCTTTGATTATTTCGACAAGGATGTAAAAGTCAATACATTAAGGTTTATTAATTACAAGACCTCCGTTTTTGCATCTTCGGTTGTAGATAATCTGTATCGCTTCAGAGCCGGAGTACAGCTGGAGTATTTCAGCCTGAAACCTGAAATACCGGATGAGACTTTGAAGTCTATGTCCGACTTTAATGCTTATGCCAGCGGGTTTGTTTCTTTTAAAACGGATACCCGCGACAAGCCGTATTACTCCACTACAGGATTCGAAAGCAATCTGAATGTTAGCTATATATTCCCCCTTGGAAACAACTGGTCACGAGAATTATTCACCAATTCGTTCATGTATTATTTGAACTACAATCAAAACCTTCGTCTTACCAAACGATTTACGTTAAAGCCCGGCACATTCCTGGGTGGTACCTTACGACAGGATCTTCCGCCTATTCAACATTGGTTCGGTGTGGGAGGACTCATGCCGATCAATTATATGGAAAACCTTGTGCCTTTTACCGGTGTAAGCTTTGTGCAATCGATAGGTTTATACAGTGCCATTGCCAGGCTAAAGCTCCAGTACAATGTTTATAAAAACCTTTACCTGACCGCCCGCAGCGACCTGGGCTCCAATGAAATGGAACTGGATGATCTTATCAAATCCGAGAACATCATGTTTGGCTACGGATTAACCTTTGGATATTACAGTTTTATCGGTCCGATAGAAGTAACTGTGATGGGATCCAATATTAACTCTGCACCGGGACTATTCTTTAATGTTGGGTTTGAATTTTAG